In Prochlorococcus marinus str. MIT 1214, one DNA window encodes the following:
- a CDS encoding methylenetetrahydrofolate reductase: MKSKLQNRLESGLSAITAEIMPPRGGDTALALSKAEKLKGLVHGFNVTDGSRAIMRMSSLALCKLLLEANLEPVLQLSCRDRNRIALQAELLGAHALGIKNILCLTGDPVRVGDQSQAKSVQDFNSIELISQVTSLNKGIDPVSDFLPDGPTQLFAGAAADPNCKGFDGLRRRIELKKKAGANFLQTQMVMDPKVLERFCNEITDPMKMPVLAGVFLLKSAKNAQFINRVVPGACIPKSIISRLESSSNPIDEGISIAAEQVKRFLSIAQGVHIMAVKAEQEIPLILDRANIN, encoded by the coding sequence GTGAAATCGAAACTTCAAAATCGTCTCGAATCTGGCTTATCAGCTATTACTGCTGAAATCATGCCTCCTAGGGGTGGTGATACAGCTTTAGCGCTCTCAAAAGCCGAGAAATTAAAAGGCCTTGTGCATGGTTTTAATGTTACAGATGGCAGCAGAGCAATCATGCGAATGAGCAGCCTAGCCTTATGCAAGCTGCTTTTAGAGGCAAATCTTGAACCAGTTTTGCAATTATCATGTAGGGATAGGAATCGAATCGCATTACAAGCTGAACTACTTGGAGCGCATGCTTTGGGAATCAAAAATATCCTCTGTTTAACTGGTGATCCTGTACGAGTCGGAGACCAATCTCAAGCCAAATCAGTTCAAGACTTCAACTCAATAGAACTTATTAGTCAAGTCACATCACTTAACAAAGGAATTGATCCAGTATCTGATTTCTTACCAGATGGTCCAACTCAATTGTTTGCTGGAGCTGCAGCTGATCCAAATTGCAAGGGATTTGATGGTTTAAGAAGAAGAATTGAACTCAAAAAAAAAGCGGGTGCAAATTTCCTTCAAACACAAATGGTCATGGACCCTAAAGTACTTGAACGATTTTGCAATGAAATAACAGATCCTATGAAAATGCCTGTTTTAGCTGGGGTTTTTCTGCTTAAATCTGCCAAAAATGCTCAATTCATAAATCGTGTAGTACCAGGAGCATGCATACCCAAATCAATTATTTCAAGACTTGAAAGTTCATCAAACCCTATTGATGAAGGTATCTCAATTGCTGCTGAGCAAGTAAAAAGATTTCTATCCATAGCTCAAGGTGTTCACATTATGGCAGTTAAAGCAGAACAAGAAATACCTCTAATTCTAGATAGAGCAAATATTAATTAG